ACGCATTCCCGTAAGAGGGTGCGCCGGAGGTCTTCCAGGACCTTCGGGTCTTCCAAAAGAGAAGCTTTCGTTTCCTCCTGCACGGTCACCTTGACCACCAGCTCTCTGATCTCTAAAGCCATGGTTGTTAGCTTGGCATTCGTTGAAAATAGTCATAGCACAACTCCACCGTTTCCACCACGATGGCGCCCTCCTGCGATTTGAAAGGGGACACCTGGTAAGAAACCGGGTAGGCGTTGTTGAACTGCCAGCTGACCAGCTGGCTGCCGCTCATGTTATCCATCAGGATGACCATGACGTTTTTGGGCGTAAAGGTGAACTCCTCCGCGGCCGCCTTGATCCAATCCAGCAGCCCGGAGCCCGTCACCATCCCCCTTTTCAGGACAAGGTTCTCATATTGGGGGCGGGAAGGTAGCCGGT
This region of Dinghuibacter silviterrae genomic DNA includes:
- a CDS encoding DUF5908 family protein encodes the protein MALEIRELVVKVTVQEETKASLLEDPKVLEDLRRTLLRECVAEVMRQLEKMNER
- a CDS encoding phage tail protein, yielding MADDSSTGFYPPLGFYFQVNIPGIQGINEGSFQEVSGLNIKLGKEDIKEGGENRFVHRLPSRPQYENLVLKRGMVTGSGLLDWIKAAAEEFTFTPKNVMVILMDNMSGSQLVSWQFNNAYPVSYQVSPFKSQEGAIVVETVELCYDYFQRMPS